The genomic segment GAGCCAACTGGCCGCCTGCACGCCCCAGGGCACGGGCAGCGAGAAGCCGCTGGCCAGGCTCACCCACACCAGCGGCTGCGTGGCCAGCAGGAAGACGCAGCAGAGCAGCAGCACCGACAGGCCGCTGAGACGCCGCTGCGCCCGCCGCGGGTGCAACGCCGCGGGCAGGGGCTGAGCCTGCGCCGGGAGCTGAGCACCACCCGGGCCCGGCGCGTGCGGGGCGCCCGggaaggcggcggcggcggcggcgcagcCGGGCAGCTGGTGCAGCAGGTGGAAGTTGAGGACGCTGACCCGCTTGACGCTGACGCGCACGCGGCGCACGATGCCCAGGTAGCAGTGCAGCAGCAGCGCCGTCTGCGCCAACAGCGCCCCGGCGGCCAGCAGCGCCGGGTAGTGGACGCGCGGGGGCGCGGCGCCCGGACGCGGCGCCCAGGGCGGGAGCAGCAGCACGAGGCCCAGGGCTAGCGCCCAGGACAGCGCCAGCATGCCCGCCGTGTGGCGCCGCTGGTACAGCGCCTGGTAGGTGGCGGGCGCCCGGGTGATGAGCAGGTAGCGGTTCAGGGCCACCAGGCAGTGGGACAAGAGGGACACGGTGAGCCCGAGGCCCAGCAGCCCGCCCCGCAGCAGGCGGTAGCTGCCCCCGGCGCCGTCCCAATCCCCGGGGGGCTCAACGGAGCCCGCGGGCAGGAGCCCGAGCACCGCCTCCTGCGGCATCCAGAGGGCGCAGACGCTGAGATCGGCGGCGCAACCGTTCACGATGAAAGCGTTGCTGGTCGTCTGAAGCTTTCGGAAGGACGACACGAGATAGATGACCATGCCGTTGGCCAGCGTGCCCCCGATGGCCAGCCCCGAGTACAGGAGGGACACGGGGATGCGTCGGCCCGCCCACGACTCCTCTTCCTCgcagagcagcagcagcgatCCCCCGGTGGTGGAGGAGGTGGACGTGGAAGAGTTGGTCATTCTGGCCAACTCTTCACACCTCGCTGGCTAGCGTCCGTTTCTCGCAGCGCGGCCCATCctgatgccctcctgcagggaggGCAGAGACCTTCCTTCAGCCCTCTGCCACCGACACAAAAGGCTGTGGCAGAATAatgggctggggaagggggtaGAGGGAGCTCGAGGAGAACGGGGGTGGCAAATGACAAGTGCCTGCCTCGAAAATGTCTCCAGTGCCGAGAAAGGCCTCTTTGCACTCagcaggcaccagggaagccttgggacAGAACAATACAATCCCTGTCCCTCAATCGCCCCTTCACCccctaaatacacacacatatacacacgtgGGAATGGCAGATGGAGCCCCTAGTTTCCATGAGAAAGCAGAGATATGCCAGCTGGGGGAAATGCCAGAGGGAAAGGGGTTGGGGGTATCTTACTTTCTGGCTGGTCCTTAGCTGGTGGGTAGCAGAGGAAGGGAGGCCAGCAAATACCTcctcagcagcagcatctgcgGTCCTGCAATCAACAGGAGAAACTCAGCTGGGATCAGCGCCAGGGGCAAGTGCCTCCTTCCCAGTGCAGCATCCACACATGGCCCTAGGCAGAAGCCAGCAGCTGCAGGGAGACTCCTCAGCTGGCAGCAGGGCTGGAGAAAGTGAAGTGGCAGGCTGCAAGCCGGGGCGGGTGGGCAGgtaggcaggcaggcagcagcagcagcagtaagggtGCTTGGCTGCAAAAGCAGAAGCTGAGCTCAAGAGGAGAGCACCCCCGTGCTCAGAAGCTAGAGTGGTGGCTGATGCGGTGAACCCACTCGAAGCTCTCTCCTGCTCAGTTATACATCACCCAGGGAAAAGGCAGCCTTTCCATGCTGGTATGAATTATTCATAGCTTCTAACTtgtgaaagggaagaaaaatatctTGCTCAGAAAGTCCTGTAATTAAcaagtttctctgtcttttctgtctCTCAATCGCCCTATTTTTCaccttgcttcatttttctttcctttcccacccccacccccgttcCATCAATGCtagaataaaatgtaatataCCCCCAATGTATTTCATCTTAGTCTGATGCATCCTGGGGATGAGATTTTTCTGAGAGATAAATATACTCCTaagacccagggctgatctttccATCCCACAGTTTCAGAGAGAATTACTTTATGTCCTAATTGAAATTCACTTTTTCTTTGGTAAGGTGGGATATGGGTTGTAATATACAGAAAGTCTTCAAGTCTTAATTGcaatcaaaatttcatttttctttctcatcaccAAACTCCTTTCTAGAGTGTGGCTTCTGTTTCAGTAATGAAATAGAGGGTAAAAATGAATTGGTCAGAAGGTTACATACCAGTGGGTTTCTGGGGGGAAAGCAAGGGGCTTGAATGATCCACACTATAAAGAACAGAGTGATCTGTTTTTACCGCAGAATTTTTGATCCTATGGTCTTAGAGATCTGCAGTCTGATGTTGAAATCTTCCACAGGCgaaatttttcataaaagtcATCACCCTCCAGAAATCATTTTTCACTGGGAAagtcatttatttgaaaatttaactCAGAAACATGACAGAAAACAATGCTAGGTGGGTTTTCAGGACACTTGGGTTCTAGCTGGACATCTATCAAATGGCCTTGTGATGGATTGTTTTCATCTTGTCAAATAAGGAATTTCACTCGGAGACTTCCAAGGCCCTTTGTGTTCGAACTTTCTCTGAATGCCCATGCATAAATTTGACATATCTCCACCCTCCTCTGACACTTGAAATATATCTTCTCTGTCTAACATGTAACGTAGTCTCAGGTCACGTGGCAGGAGTTTTTTCCAGTGTGTTCCTCAGGGTGCCTGTttaggatgaagcacaagatgccCCTCCTTTGCTTCCCTGCCTGTCCTTCAAAAACTGTTAATGACTACTAACTCATTAATAGTTAATAGTCTATTAACTATAGTCTATTGACTATTAACCCCATTAATATGGGGGTAGGATTAAGCAGGACCTAATGAATTTAGTCCATTTAGGTGATATCTAAATGGAATAGTTGAGTTGGGGGATTTTTTGCCAGTGTCTTTTATCTGTTGTTATTTAAGGCTTTCAGAACAGCAAGGGCAATGAGCTTGCAAGAGAGCCTCTAATCATTAATAGTTAAAACttgctgaaataaaaattttctttcacaTCTGGGGGATTCAGAGTCCAGGTTCTTGGTCCAGTTGTTGCTGCCTTACATGGGAGTGAGTGAAATCTCTGCTGGGGGACTCAGGTGTATTGCAATCACATACACTTCTGCCAAGACCCTGCCTGTTTAGCCCTGGCCTGGCAGGGGCCCAGTTTTTGtttgggggtttgtttttgttttaagctaCTGAACTTACATGATATAGGGTGAGAGTTTTTTTCTATCTTATTTCCAGCGTCAGAACAGTATTCAGTTAGAATTAATATACTTGTTATTGAATCAACAAATGGAtaagggtttgttgttgttgtttagtcactaagccacgTCTGAtgtttttgtgaccacatggactgtagcccatcaggcttctttgtccatgggagttcccaggctagaatactggaatgggttgccatttccttctccagatcttcgcaaccgagggatcgaaccctcatctcctgcactggcaggtagattcttaaccactgagccaccagggaagcccataaatgaatatataaatgatttcatttgtttttctccatggTGAAACAGCCAATAGTTTTCATTAGAATTTCTTTCCTCCTACCCCTGCAGCAACTTGCTCTGTGAACTACCCCGTCTGATGAATCTCCAATCTACCCTCCACTGCTTGCTTTCCATTGGCCTTACAGAAATGTCAATTTCATTACAagtaggtcttccctggtagctcagttggtaaagaatctgcctgaagtgcaagagacccaggctcgatacctgggtcgggaaaatcccctggagaaggaaatggcaagccactccagtattcttccctagaaaatcccatggacagaggagcctggtgggctacagtccataaggttgcaagagtcagacacgacttagcaactaaaccaccaaagtTTCCTTGCACTTCACCTCCTTCTCAGGGTGCCTGCACAGCCCACACTCCT from the Bos javanicus breed banteng chromosome 3, ARS-OSU_banteng_1.0, whole genome shotgun sequence genome contains:
- the GPR88 gene encoding probable G-protein coupled receptor 88; the protein is MTNSSTSTSSTTGGSLLLLCEEEESWAGRRIPVSLLYSGLAIGGTLANGMVIYLVSSFRKLQTTSNAFIVNGCAADLSVCALWMPQEAVLGLLPAGSVEPPGDWDGAGGSYRLLRGGLLGLGLTVSLLSHCLVALNRYLLITRAPATYQALYQRRHTAGMLALSWALALGLVLLLPPWAPRPGAAPPRVHYPALLAAGALLAQTALLLHCYLGIVRRVRVSVKRVSVLNFHLLHQLPGCAAAAAAFPGAPHAPGPGGAQLPAQAQPLPAALHPRRAQRRLSGLSVLLLCCVFLLATQPLVWVSLASGFSLPVPWGVQAASWLLCCALSALNPLLYTWRNEEFRRSVRSVLPGIGDAAAAAAAATAVPAVSQAQLGTRAAGQHW